The genomic window GCGCTCATTAGGATCCATCTCCTTTTTCTCGGCGAGCGAATTAATAAATTTATTCAAACCCTTGCCCCACGCAGCGGATTTTTTATGCTGATCAGGCGGCACGACCGCAACATAGACGCGCTTGAGCGCCCCCAGGTGCCCGGCATCGAGCCGGTTCGGCGCTTTGTAATGATTGATATAGACGGGAACCGCGCAACCGCCGAAAATAGCGGCCGTCGCCCCGACCACGAGCAAACAACGACGAGTTGAAATCATCCCGCTATCTAATAAAATGATTATTGATGGCGCAAGCGATATGGCCCGCTTCAACGGCCCACAGCTCCGATCTGAGGGGTTCTTACCTGACGACGGAACTCCAGGATTATCTTTTAAAAAATCTGATCCATGAACCGGCGGCCTTGGCTCAAATCCGCCGGCGATCGGTCAAACGCGGCCTGCCTCCTTGGTCCATCGGCCCGATGGAAGGCAAAATCCTTGAATTCCTGACGCGCTCGGTGAATGCCAAAAAAGCCGTGGAAATCGGAACGTTGGGCGGCTATTCAGCGGCGTGGATCGCCCTGGGCCTGGGATCTAAGGGACGGTTATGGAGCCTGGAGCGCGACGACCGCTTCGCCCGCGAAGCGCGCGAAAACCTAAAACGCGCCGGCTTGCAATCCAAAGTGGAGATCGTGGTGGACGATGCGCTGCCGGCATTATCCAGATTGTCGTCTCAAGGGCCGTTTGATTTATGCTTCATCGACGCCGATAAAATCAATTACGCCCGCTACGGACAATGGGCCGCCAAGAATGTGCGCTCCGGAGGTTTAATCATCGCGGATAACGCCTATCTTTTTGGAAAACTCCACCTTCCACCGGCGTTGGCCGAAGAAGAAGGGCCGGCCGTTCCCTCGATGCGCGGTCTCCTTAAACTCCTCGCCGATAAAAAATATTTTTCCTCCTGCTCGATGATCCCCACCGGCGAAGGATTGGCCGTCGGCGTCCGAAAATAACCATATGACCCAGGCCGCCGAAACCGCCGCCGTTCAAAAAGAATTCATCCAAGTCGGCAACATTAAAACCTGGTCCCTGTCCGCGGGTTCGGGAGAGCCCGTCCTGCTGCTGCACGGCATGGCCGCTTCTTCCTACTCATGGCGCCATTTGCTGCCGGCCTTGGCCGGACGATTCCGGGTGTACGCTCCGGATTTCCCCGGCTTCGGACGCTCCGGCAAGCCCGCTAATTTCGACTACTCGGTGTTCGGCTATCAAAAATTCCTTCTGGCGTACATGGACGAAATGGGATTGGACAAAGCCCACCTCATCGGCAATTCCATGGGCGGCATGGTTTCGCTGTTGACCGCCATCGAGCAGCCCGAACGCATTAAAAAACTTGTCTTGATCGCGGCGCCGGCGTATCCGGATTCCATGCCGGTGAGCATCAAGGCCATGTGTTTTAATCCCCTCGCTTCTTTTTTGAGAAAAAATTTGGGCCGATGGAGCGTCGAACTCATCACCCGGCGCCTGTTCGTGGACCATCGCCTCATCACCAAAGAACTCGTGGATGAATACGCGGCGCCGCTGGAAACGCCGGAAGGCCGCCGAGCCATCATCAAGCTGGCCCGCAACATGGCGAAGGTCACCGCCCATGCCAAAAAATACCAGCCGCTGTTCAAAAAAACGCCTCATGAAACGCTGATCATCTGCGGAGACAAAGATGCGCTGGTTTCACTCGCCAGCGCGCGCCGCCTTTCGCGCGAAATGCCCAATGCAAAATTCCTGCCGATTGCTTCCTGCGGCCACGGCCCCCAGGAAGAAAAACCCGATGTCGTCAATAAAGCTGTTTTAGAATTTTTAAACCAACCTTAGAGAACCCACTCGCCTTTGGAAAGTTCGGCCCTGATGGCCCGCTCTATTTTTTCCCGGTCCAGCTCAGGCAGGGGCTGCGATGCGCGGCCGGCCGACTTCAATAATTTAAGGGCCTTCAGCGCCTCCCGCTTGACCTCATGATGCTCATCTTGCAGCAATTCAAGAAGCAATCCCATCATTGCGGGATCACCGACAGCCGCAAGCGCGGCCACGACATTGGCCCGGATGATGGGGTCATTATCTTGAGCCAAACGGCCCATAAACTTGACGGCCTCTTTAGGAAACGTCTCATAAAGAGAAACAGCTTGCTCAACGATGCGCTGCTGGCTCTGCGTTCTTCCTTCGGGCGTTATTTTGACGAGCGTCTCCAGCATTTTTTGCTTTTGGAATTGAGCATGGGCCTTTTTGGGCCCGTTGCCTTTCCCTGAATCGATCAGGTGGCGCCGGGTGGCGATTTCCGCCTTGATCCGCTCCAGCTCCTTTTTCCTTTCCTCTTCAAGCCCTTGATCCGGCGCGCGCTCGGGCGGCGCCCAGGAGGGAGGCGGCAACACCTTTTCCCGGGACTGCTTAAGAAACGTATCCACGCCATCGGGCTTGGACGTTGTTAATTTTTCTTGAACTTTCTTACCCGTCTGGCGGGCATCCTCGAGCGCCTTGGCCAGGCGCCGGCGCTCATCATTTTTTTGCTTAAGTTCTGTTTTAAGAGAATCGATTTGCTCCATGAAAACAGCCTGATTCCGGCGCATTTCAACGATCAGGGACCGGCGCATCTGCATCACCATGAAACCTGCGGCGAACAGAACCAACCCCGCGCTCAAAACAATAAGGTAAGGCCACGGTCGCTGGATATCCCAATCCGATTTCCCTGCGGGCTTGGCCGAAGACAACTCCCCGCCGGTCGCCGGCAATTTAACCGCAGTCGCCTTTACCGGAGCCTGCGACGCGGAGCCCATATTATCCCGAGCCTGCCCCTGCGCTTGAACCGGCGCTTTTTTCACCGCCTTGATGCCTTGAAACAAACGCGCCGCAGTTTCGACATCCTGATCGCCGGGGAACAAAGCCCGGGCTTCATCCAAATAACGCCGGGCCTTTAAATCATTGTTCGACTTATAGCTCTGCCGGAAAGCGTCGAGCAGCACTTTATTGAGCAAGCGGCGCGCCTTGTCCTTCTCTTGATCGGCTTCCATGGCCCTTTTCAAATGCTTCACCGCGGCCTCATAGTCTTCTTCAAGGTAACTGGAAACCCCCTGCTTGTAATGATCCGGCGAAGCAACCTCCTGAGCCCCCGCGCGCAAGCCCAACAGAACTCCAGCGCAGAATACAAAGACAGCGGCCCGGCGTCTGTTCATTTCTTGCGCCCTCCCGTTCCTTCGACCTCCACCAATGTTTTGACTTTGCGGAACAAAACAGCCGCTTCATTGAATTCCGGGTCGAGCTCCACCGCGCGGCGCAACTGGTCCTGGGCCAAGCCATATTCTCCCTGCGCGATATAAAGCCGAGCCTGCGACATCAGGGCCAATACATGCGTCCCTTGATCTTTAGGCGCCAGGCGCAAAACGCCCATGGCTGCATCCAACGCCTCCCGGTAAAGGCCTGAACCGTAATACACTTGAACGTTTTGTTTCTCAATTTTTATTTTTTCCTCCCCAATTTTTTGCTCGAGCTCCCGGCGCAAAGCCGGCAGGCGGCTGTCTTGGGGATCAGCGGCCGACGCCTGATCGATCATTCGGCGGGCCATGTCCCATTCTCCTTGAGCCATGCTGATGCGAATCTGGGTCAAAACGTTTTCCATCCGCGCGCCGCCGTTGTTGTGATCCGCCGCGGGCGCTTCCTGGCCGCCGGTCCGGGCCAGACGAAGCTCGGCTTCCTTGGTTTCCAGGCGGCGCCATTGAGCCTCGATTTTTTTCTGAGCCAACGGCGAAAGATAGCCGAAACGCAGGGTCAAGCCGAAACGATGAAAAAGATCAAGCTCATGCACGGCAACGGCATAATCAAACTCAATAGGGCCGTTGGCTAGACCAAAGCCGGCCGTATACTCGCGATGATTAATGCCCAAGCGCAGAGTCAACGGGGTTTTTCCCGGCAAAACCAACGCTTCAAAACCAACGCCCCAGCGTTTGATCGAACGGCGGGAATCGGGCTTGATCCAATCAAATTCCGTAGCCAGCAAAAAGAACCGCTCCCCCATGGAGAAAGCATAACCGGGCCCGATGCGCAGCACAAGGGGAAAACGCTCCCGCTCCTCTTTTAACCGCAGGCGCGCCGGCGCCGCGTTGACCAAAGAAACGCCGGCCAGCCAACCCGATTCCCCACGGAAACGCCAACCCAAATCAAGGCCGAATCCCGAAGCGCTGTATTCGGCCATGCTCTGACGAATGAGTTTAAGCGTCAATCCTCCATCCATTTGAGAGGTCAAGCGCTCCCCCCAGCCCAATAGCGCGGCGTACTGCTCCTCCTTGAAGCTGCCGCCGGTCCGGCCGAAACTGTCGGTTTTTTCAGCCTGTCCAGAACCCAAATGCGCGAAAGTCATGCCCATATAACTGCCCAGCCTGACCGGATGATTAAACGAAAGCGCCTGATATTGGGCTGAGGCCAATAAAGGAGCCGCTAAAAACGTCGCCTGGCCCAATCCCCCGTCCGCCAAACCCGCCGGGTTGCTGTAAGCGGATTCCGGACCGCCCAGACTGACCGCGGCATTGGCCATCGCCGTGGTCCGGGCGCTGGCCCCGAATGAAACCAGCCATTCTCCGGGAAATCCTCCATCCGCGGGCCGGGGGCGAAAAGGCGCCGTCAAAGCCGAGGCATCAAAACCCGGCAGGACCAGCACATCCATAACAATAAGAAACAACCAAGGAGTCTTCACTTGAGCACCCCGATTTTACGTATCACCCGCTCGCGTCCGTTAGGGAACACCGCCTCGACAACAGCCACATACATGCCGTTGGCCGCGGTCAATCCCTCGCCGTTTCTGCCGTCCCAAGTGATTTCATTGGTCAAGCCGTTGACCGCGCCGCGTCCGCCGTTTTCACCCGCCGAAAAATGAAAAACGCGCACCAAATCACCCAACAGCGTATACACGCGCACGGTCACATCCGCGTTTTCCGTCAAGGCATAGCGGATGCGCGCGACCTCATGCCCCGCGGCGAATGGATTGGGAAAGCTCGTGATCGAAAAAAGCCGCCCCGAAGACGCCGCAGCCGCCACCAACGTGAAAACGGAAAAACCCGGAACCTCGGCGCTGACGGTTTTGCTCGAGCCGTCCACGCGATGGTCCGCGGCCGCCATCTCCCATCGATTATTCGCTTCGTTGAGCCGCGCGATTTTAATGCGATCGACCGAAACAAGCGTGGCATCCTCCCGGCCGTCGGCGTCGACGTCGGAATAAACCAAAGACAACCGGGCGGACAAGGCGCCGGCTTGAACCGGTTGGCCGGAGAGGTCTTTCAATTCGATATGCCAGGTTTCCGTGGAGAAAGCCTGAGTCAACCGGTCCGCCGCCGCATCTTGATTGGCTTGGACGATTTTTAAGGCATGGACCGGACCGGGCAAACCCATGCTGATATAGGCGCCCGGAGGCAAGCCGGAAAGAATATCGACCGCAAGGCGCCGGTCGGACGATTTGGCCGTAGTTCTTGAAACGCTGAATTTCTCAAGAACGCTTCTGGTTTCCCGGCCTTGATTGTCGCGGGCGATCACTTGCCAGTAATACGTCGTGTCCCAGACCAAAGCGCCCACAGCCGGGGCATGGCTTGTCGTTGCGATGCTTGAAACCGCGACGCCCGTCAAAAATAAAGGCTCCGTAGAATAACGCAGCGTGTAATTGAGGCCGCCGCCAAAACCCGCCGGAGCCTGCCAGGCAAAGGCTAAGTCAAAAACCGAAGGGAAATCGCCGTCCAGCGGCCGCAAAAGATTCAGGGAATTGACGGACGTCGTCCTGGCCTCGAACACCGGGCTGACGGCCTCGGCGCTTAAAATCGGGTTGCCGGAATCCCTGACAACGACCTTGATGCGGTATGTCGCCAAATTGCCCAAATTCCAAAGCGTCCCGAAAGCGAATGTGTCGAGCGTAATGCTGGTTGTTTTCAGATCATAGACCACGGCGATGAAACTCGCGCCCGAATCAGGCGACAGGAAAACATCCGCGACATGGGTTTGATAAAGATTCGGGTCCGTGATCGACCAAGACACAAGAAACGGGCCTTCGATTTTCTGACCCGCGGCCGGGGCCGAGGTCAAAACAATCACCGGCGGCTCGTTGGCGTTGTCCGTGCGAAAATCAGACGCCATGGCGGATTCGGCCGAAAGCCCGCGCTCATCAACGGCGCGGATTTTCAGCCTGTAGGTTGCGCCGTTGCCGACGGCTCTGGTATCCCAAACATAAAACGTGGCGCCGGCCGCCAAAGCGCTCGTGATCAGCGTGTCATAAGAAACGCCGCTCGATGAAGAAAGCCAAAGAGACAACGCAGAATCATCCCCGGAATTCGGATCTCCGGCTGTCCAGCGAACCGTGGTCGAGCCCGTAAAAATTTCCCCGCCCGCAGGCGCCGAAAGAGACACGGTCGGGGATGCGTTGGTCATGGCGAAAGGCGACACGGCGGACAAGGCCGAGAGATTGCCCAGCTCATCCTCGGTTTTTATCGCAAAGTAATAGGTGGCGGCCGTGGCCAGAGCGTCGATCACCGTGATCAACGTCTGCCCCGAGGCCGCGGTCAAAAGCCCGGAGCGTTCCTGGGCGGATGCCCAAGCCGCTTCATCGGCGATCGGCGCCGCGCCGAAACGAATACGGTAAAGACCGCCGTTAATCGCGCCTTTGTCGTCGCCAGGAAAAACCCAGGTCACCGCGATTTCATTGTTGCCCGCGCCCATAGCCGCGCTCATCTGCGTCACCGGCGAAGGCGGGGTGCTGGTATCGACAATAACGCTGAAGCGATTCGCCCAATTTCCATAAAGCCCGGCGTTGTCTTTGGCGCGAGCGCGCCAATACCAAACGCCGTTGGCCAACGGCGTCGAAGCCTCAAACGAAACATCCGAAGCGCCGACCGCGATATTTTCCTGGGCGATCGCAACGTAGGCGAATGTCTCATCCGTTGAAATTTGAACATGATAAAGCAACGGGCCGTCGGCCGAACCGTCGGGATCAGCGGCCGCCTGCCATCGAAACGATGGGCTCGCGTCGTTGATCCTGGCGCCGTTTGCGGGTGCATTCAACGCCGGCGTCGTGGGCGCTTGATTGTAAGAAGCGCTCATGGAAACCAACCGTGGCTTGGCCGGAGGATTCTCGGACCTAAACAAGGCGCTCCATTTCAAATAACGGCGATCAGCCAAAGAGCCCGACAGCGCCGAGGGGGTGCCGGTCGAACTATAAAACGTCGAGGTCGAACCGTCGGGTCCCTGAAACGCGCCGTAAGAGACGCCATCTGATGACGAAGCAACCTGCAATAAAATATCCGTGCCGGGCGCGCTTTCCGCAAAGGAAACCGAGAGATTGTTCCAGGCGATGGGCGTGGTTCCGGCCACGTTTTTGGCATTAGATAAAGCTGTGCCCGTGGAGCGCATCGTGTTGGTCCAAAGCGCGGAAACCAAGGAGCCTCCGACGTTTCCCCCGAAAATCAACAGCTTACGATTGAATGCGTCGTAAACCGTGCCATGACCGAACCGGGGAGGCGGAGAGTTCACGCTCGTGGCCAAGGCTTCAAACCAGCGGTTTTTCCCGAAATCAAAATAATGGATATCGGATTTGGCCGTATTCGCAGCGCCCGTGCGCCCGCCGAAGAGGACGATTTGCTTGGCTTGAGGATCATCAACCATGGACGCTTCATAACGCACGGACGGCGGCGAAGATGGAGAAAGCTGGGTCCAAACGAGCGTCCCCGGATTAAAGACCCAGGTATCCCCCAAGATGGCGCCGCCTGAAGGATCGCGTCCGCCGAATAGGATCAGCCGGCCGCTCGTTTGATCATAGGCCATCGAGGCGCCTGTCCTGTCCGAAGGCGACGCAGAGGGAGTTAGGCTGGACCAGCTTGAACCGGCAACGTGGTAAATCCAGGTCGCATTGCCGCGTCCGCCGCCGAAGAGAAAAACTTGCTGCGTATCGCCGTCAAACGCAGCGGCCGGATTAGCCAAATCAGCGGGGGGCGTGACCGAACCTGAAACCAAAACCCAACTATCGGCGGCAACATCATAAGTCCAGGTATCGCTGGAGGAACTCCCGCCGTAAAGCAAGAATTTATCCCCCATCCAAGTCAGCGTATGCCCGTAACGCGCCGAGGGCGCGGTTGTCGTCGATTTTTCCGTCCACGATCCGTCGGTCGCATCCCAAACCCAGGTATCACCCAGCGCATTGCCGTCCGTCTTAATGCCGCCGAACAATACCCCCTTGCGGCGGGTCGCGTCATAAGAGAAGCCGCTGTAATAACGCGGCGTCAGCGGCGTGTCCAAAATGTCCCAATGATTGAGAAGCGTCAAATAATTGGACCCATCGACGACGGCATCGTTATAGGCGGCTGAAGGAAAATCACTAGGCCCGAAACTAAGGCTTCCTCCAGCAAACGCCCATGCCGGAACAATAATAATAGCCGCAATTAAACCCTGACTCCCTCTCATGGCTTCTCCTCGGTCCCGGTCTACCGAAACCGGGGAGTTTCCAGGCTCAGGTCGCGGTTTCCGGTTCGAACAGCTCCTTTAATTTGCCGATCAGCATGGCCACCGGAAAAGGCTTTTCAAGATAAGCCACGATTTTGAGGTCTTGCCTTAAATCCCAGAGCTCTTTCATCTGTCCTTTGCCGGTGATAATGACGACAGGAATATCGGCTGTTTGCGGGTCCTCTTTAAGCTTTTGATGAAAAGCGTAGCCGTCCATTTTAGGCATCATGATGTCCAAGAGAATAACTGCGGGAGAGACGCTTTTGAGCTTGCTCAAAGCCTCAAGGCCGTCCTGCGCCTCTTCAACCGCAAAGCCGCCCTTTTCCAAAGCAACGCGCAGCACAAAACGCACATAAGGCTCATCATCGACGATCAAGACGGTTTTCGCATCATGCATGGGAACCTCCCTGCGCCGCAGCCTTCGGCTTCTTCGGCAGCCGCACTTGAAAACGGCTGCCTTTGCCTAATTCGCTGTGAAGCTCGATTGTGCCGCCGTGGTTTTCCACGATCGCCCGCACGATGGTTAATCCGATGTCTGTTCCGCCGGCTTCACGAGTCAGCGAACCGTCGACCTGATAGAAACGTTCAAAAATTTTTTCACGATTCTCGCCGGCGATGCCGATCCCTGTATCCCAAATGACCATTTCCACATCCTCGCCCAAGTCCTTAAGCTCGATGCCGACCTTCCCGCCGGGATGAGTAAACTTGATCGCATTGGCCAATAAATTGGTGACGAGTTGGGTCAATTGGCTCAAATCGCCTGTGATGGATAAGGGAGAAGACTCGAAGGCAAGCAAAGAAATGCCGCGCGCCTGAATCAAAAATTCCAACGCCTGAGCCACCTGCCGGACAACGGCGGCTAAATCCACGTCTTCAAAGACGAACGAAAGAACGCCTTTTTCTATTCTTGAGTAATCCAGCAGATTGCCGATCAACCGGGCCAAACGGTCGATATTGCCTGAGATAACCTTCGACAACCGGGCCTTGACAGGATCGCCGTTGGCAAGTTCCGTGGATAAAAGATCAAACGCCGCGCGGATGGAAAAAAGCGGGGTTCGAAGCTCGTATGAAACGTTCGAGACAAATTGGGATTTCAGCTCATCAAGCTCTTCATAGCGCCGGACCGATTGCCTCAACTCGCCCATCTCCACGCGCTCCTGATGATGAAGAAGGCAGCGCTTAACCTTAACGATCAACTCGGCCGCTTCGCAAGGCTTGGCGATATAGTCGCACGCCCCGTTTTTAACGCAGCTCACCGCCCCCTCAAGCGTGGCCAAGCCCGTGACAATGCTGACGCAAGTGGCCGGGCTTTTCTTTTTGACGAATTCAAGAACCCCGGCGCCGTTGATGCCGGGCATTTGAAAATCAGTAAAAACCGCGGCAAAATCTTGCCGGGTCAAGAGATCCAAGGCCCCCTGGCCGCCCGCGCAGAACGTGCCGTCGATATCTTCTCTGCGAAGCATCCGGTCCCAGACGTGAAGCATGTCCTGATCGTCATCCACGATCAAGACCTTTTTATTGATCTGCCGATCAGCCATGACCCTCGCTCCTTTTGATGTTCACGGCCGCCGGGTCACGGCCGAATTCAAGCCTGATGCCCAAGAGCCGCGAAATCTCTTCAATTAAAATTCGAAGCTCAAAGGGCTTGGGCAAATAAGCATCGGCCCCGCGGTCTAAAATTTTCCGGCGAGCCTGGGGCGTGTCCGCGCCGGTCATGG from Elusimicrobiota bacterium includes these protein-coding regions:
- a CDS encoding O-methyltransferase; translation: MAQAIWPASTAHSSDLRGSYLTTELQDYLLKNLIHEPAALAQIRRRSVKRGLPPWSIGPMEGKILEFLTRSVNAKKAVEIGTLGGYSAAWIALGLGSKGRLWSLERDDRFAREARENLKRAGLQSKVEIVVDDALPALSRLSSQGPFDLCFIDADKINYARYGQWAAKNVRSGGLIIADNAYLFGKLHLPPALAEEEGPAVPSMRGLLKLLADKKYFSSCSMIPTGEGLAVGVRK
- a CDS encoding alpha/beta hydrolase, encoding MTQAAETAAVQKEFIQVGNIKTWSLSAGSGEPVLLLHGMAASSYSWRHLLPALAGRFRVYAPDFPGFGRSGKPANFDYSVFGYQKFLLAYMDEMGLDKAHLIGNSMGGMVSLLTAIEQPERIKKLVLIAAPAYPDSMPVSIKAMCFNPLASFLRKNLGRWSVELITRRLFVDHRLITKELVDEYAAPLETPEGRRAIIKLARNMAKVTAHAKKYQPLFKKTPHETLIICGDKDALVSLASARRLSREMPNAKFLPIASCGHGPQEEKPDVVNKAVLEFLNQP
- a CDS encoding HEAT repeat domain-containing protein; amino-acid sequence: MNRRRAAVFVFCAGVLLGLRAGAQEVASPDHYKQGVSSYLEEDYEAAVKHLKRAMEADQEKDKARRLLNKVLLDAFRQSYKSNNDLKARRYLDEARALFPGDQDVETAARLFQGIKAVKKAPVQAQGQARDNMGSASQAPVKATAVKLPATGGELSSAKPAGKSDWDIQRPWPYLIVLSAGLVLFAAGFMVMQMRRSLIVEMRRNQAVFMEQIDSLKTELKQKNDERRRLAKALEDARQTGKKVQEKLTTSKPDGVDTFLKQSREKVLPPPSWAPPERAPDQGLEEERKKELERIKAEIATRRHLIDSGKGNGPKKAHAQFQKQKMLETLVKITPEGRTQSQQRIVEQAVSLYETFPKEAVKFMGRLAQDNDPIIRANVVAALAAVGDPAMMGLLLELLQDEHHEVKREALKALKLLKSAGRASQPLPELDREKIERAIRAELSKGEWVL
- a CDS encoding response regulator: MHDAKTVLIVDDEPYVRFVLRVALEKGGFAVEEAQDGLEALSKLKSVSPAVILLDIMMPKMDGYAFHQKLKEDPQTADIPVVIITGKGQMKELWDLRQDLKIVAYLEKPFPVAMLIGKLKELFEPETAT
- a CDS encoding response regulator, coding for MADRQINKKVLIVDDDQDMLHVWDRMLRREDIDGTFCAGGQGALDLLTRQDFAAVFTDFQMPGINGAGVLEFVKKKSPATCVSIVTGLATLEGAVSCVKNGACDYIAKPCEAAELIVKVKRCLLHHQERVEMGELRQSVRRYEELDELKSQFVSNVSYELRTPLFSIRAAFDLLSTELANGDPVKARLSKVISGNIDRLARLIGNLLDYSRIEKGVLSFVFEDVDLAAVVRQVAQALEFLIQARGISLLAFESSPLSITGDLSQLTQLVTNLLANAIKFTHPGGKVGIELKDLGEDVEMVIWDTGIGIAGENREKIFERFYQVDGSLTREAGGTDIGLTIVRAIVENHGGTIELHSELGKGSRFQVRLPKKPKAAAQGGSHA